One segment of Neobacillus endophyticus DNA contains the following:
- the aspA gene encoding aspartate ammonia-lyase, with amino-acid sequence MSGTTSQMRLEKDFLGTKEVPAEAYYGIQTLRAVENFPITGYRIHEELINAMAIVKKAAALANMDVKRLYSGIGEAIVKAAEEMIEGKWHDQIIVDPIQGGAGTSINMNVNEVIANRAIEIMGKEKGDYANCSPNSHVNMSQSTNDSFPTAIHIAVLKLLEKLLVTMEDMHAVFQEKAEEFNHVIKMGRTHLQDAVPIRLGQEFEAYSRVLERDIKRIKQSRQHLYELNMGATAVGTGLNADPRYIELVVKHLADISGLPVTGAEHLVDATQNTDAYTEVSAALKVCMMNMSKIANDLRLMASGPRAGLGEITLPARQPGSSIMPGKVNPVMAEVINQVAFQVIGNDHTICLASEAGQLELNVMEPVLVFNLLQSISIMNNGFRTFTEHCLKGIQANEERLKEYVEKSVGVITAVNPHLGYEAAARIAREAILSGKSVRELCLKYDVLTEEELNLILDPYEMTHPGIAGVSLLEKD; translated from the coding sequence ATGTCAGGCACAACAAGCCAAATGCGATTAGAAAAAGATTTTCTAGGGACGAAAGAAGTACCTGCCGAAGCCTATTATGGCATCCAAACGCTTCGTGCGGTTGAAAATTTCCCCATTACTGGATATCGAATTCACGAGGAATTAATTAATGCCATGGCCATCGTGAAAAAAGCAGCGGCGTTGGCGAATATGGATGTGAAACGCCTCTATTCCGGTATTGGCGAGGCAATCGTAAAGGCTGCAGAGGAAATGATAGAAGGCAAATGGCATGACCAAATTATTGTTGACCCAATTCAAGGCGGTGCAGGAACTTCTATAAACATGAATGTCAATGAAGTAATTGCGAACCGCGCCATTGAAATAATGGGGAAGGAAAAAGGAGATTATGCTAATTGCAGTCCTAACTCCCATGTCAATATGTCGCAATCTACAAATGATTCTTTTCCTACAGCGATCCATATTGCTGTTCTGAAGCTTTTGGAAAAATTGCTAGTCACTATGGAAGATATGCATGCAGTATTTCAGGAAAAAGCGGAGGAATTTAATCATGTGATTAAAATGGGCCGCACCCATCTTCAGGATGCTGTACCTATTCGGCTTGGCCAGGAGTTTGAAGCCTATAGCCGAGTATTGGAGCGGGACATTAAGCGGATTAAACAATCACGTCAGCATTTATATGAATTGAACATGGGGGCAACGGCTGTTGGCACGGGACTAAACGCAGACCCTCGTTATATTGAATTAGTAGTCAAACATCTCGCAGACATCAGTGGCTTGCCGGTAACCGGTGCTGAGCATCTTGTGGATGCTACGCAAAATACCGATGCTTATACAGAAGTATCTGCGGCATTAAAAGTTTGCATGATGAACATGTCTAAAATTGCCAATGACTTGCGTTTAATGGCTTCTGGTCCAAGAGCAGGTTTAGGTGAAATCACATTGCCTGCCAGACAGCCTGGTTCTTCCATCATGCCTGGTAAAGTCAACCCAGTTATGGCCGAAGTGATTAATCAGGTTGCTTTCCAAGTTATTGGAAACGATCATACCATCTGCCTTGCATCGGAAGCAGGTCAGTTGGAATTGAATGTTATGGAGCCTGTTCTCGTATTCAACCTGCTGCAATCGATTAGCATTATGAACAATGGTTTCCGCACTTTTACTGAACATTGCTTAAAAGGAATCCAAGCAAATGAAGAAAGATTAAAAGAATATGTTGAGAAGAGTGTGGGCGTCATTACAGCGGTGAATCCTCATTTAGGATATGAAGCAGCGGCCAGAATTGCAAGAGAAGCTATTTTGAGCGGCAAATCTGTCCGTGAACTATGCTTGAAATATGATGTCCTGACAGAAGAAGAGCTGAATTTAATTCTGGACCCGTATGAAATGACTCATCCAGGTATCGCGGGTGTCTCGTTATTAGAAAAAGATTAA
- a CDS encoding methyl-accepting chemotaxis protein, translated as MIDTFTTSPKFTEIMSNMQLFHQSIPEDSCLVIFDTEKVVSYLPGNQIDLKIKVGTPIEDFKGTVSYKVLECKKTLRESRGPEKFGIPYTASAVPIMENGKLLGVFTSVISNEKSDVLQKGAEELSSMVGQMLTTTEQVAKASTEVSGGLKTISSQTEELNGNLQNIDSILNFIQDIASMANLLGLNAAIEAARAGEHGKGFSVVASEIQKMGEQSKNAVKDIQEKLSLLTNSIKQINQSIHQIAAFTGQHSSSIEELNSAFEHISTTIEQFMSVATTK; from the coding sequence ATGATTGATACATTTACAACTAGTCCTAAATTTACTGAAATAATGAGCAACATGCAGCTATTTCACCAATCAATACCCGAAGATTCATGTCTAGTAATTTTCGATACCGAGAAAGTTGTAAGTTACTTACCTGGTAATCAAATAGATTTAAAGATTAAAGTGGGAACACCTATTGAAGATTTCAAAGGTACAGTGTCATATAAAGTATTAGAGTGTAAAAAAACGCTTCGTGAATCACGAGGGCCTGAAAAATTTGGCATCCCTTATACCGCTTCAGCCGTTCCGATTATGGAAAACGGAAAGTTGCTTGGTGTTTTTACAAGTGTCATTTCTAATGAAAAAAGTGATGTGTTACAAAAGGGCGCAGAGGAGCTTTCTTCAATGGTGGGGCAAATGCTAACGACAACGGAACAAGTGGCAAAAGCATCCACTGAGGTTTCAGGCGGACTTAAGACCATAAGTTCACAGACGGAAGAATTGAATGGAAATCTCCAAAACATTGATTCCATTCTGAACTTTATACAAGATATTGCCTCGATGGCAAACCTACTTGGCTTAAATGCCGCGATAGAAGCAGCCAGAGCAGGAGAGCATGGAAAAGGATTTTCCGTTGTGGCATCGGAAATTCAAAAAATGGGTGAACAAAGTAAAAACGCGGTAAAAGATATCCAAGAGAAACTTAGCTTGTTAACGAATTCCATCAAACAAATTAATCAGTCGATTCATCAAATTGCCGCATTTACTGGGCAGCATTCCTCGAGCATAGAGGAATTAAATTCCGCATTTGAACATATTTCAACAACCATTGAACAATTTATGAGTGTCGCAACCACGAAATAA
- a CDS encoding bifunctional diguanylate cyclase/phosphodiesterase, with amino-acid sequence MENVSSTYYLPLVLFSIIIAIVDSYVALNLGIRINKAKGNVRYIWLITGAFAMGLGIWSMHFIAMLAFHLSIPVMYNVTLVIVSIIPAIISSGLALYIMSVFSKRKAQALLSALFIAIGIVSMHYIGMKAMEMRAVIHYNPLIVTLSAIIAFITSLVAIYLLFFVSQNAHIPRIWRKKTVSALIMGIAITGMHYTGMSAAHFQVYPHFLSSPGSPYGSTLLAYSIGIGILIILGLVFIGTIIDKQFESQSIESERKFHSLIESANDAIIIADCKGSIVLWNKGAQTIFGYEEKEVIGQNLQIIVPERYREAHRKGMQRYVTTRKPQVIGKTLEMHGLRKDGSEFPVELSLSSWQEHGNMFFSSIIRDVTERKLADEKINQMVYLDPLTGLPNRHLLNDRITQALEQETEHNQTIGIMFIDLDRFKFINDTLGHAVGDQLLVEAAQRIQACVGRSDTVCRQGGDEFIVLLPNTSSEEVSKKAKLILLLFNQSFVLNEHEMFVTPSIGISLYPSDGQDKDTLIKNADTAMYRVKEQGKNSFQFYTPEMNEIVSKKLQMEIGLRKALERKEFKLYYQPQVNVISGKLIGVEALIRWQHPEMGNISPADFIPLAEETGLIIPIGEWVLYEACRQNKSWQLEGFPPIRMAVNMSSRQFQHSNLIEVIHKVLKETELEPKFLELELTESIIQDSKHAITTMHKLKDMGIYLSIDDFGTGYSSLSYLKTFPIDTLKIDQTFTKNIFTDFKDASLVDTIINMAHNLELKVIAEGVETVQQLEFLQQRRCNEAQGYYFSRPISADEMSIVMKKQFLSKIR; translated from the coding sequence ATGGAGAACGTCTCGAGTACTTACTATTTACCCCTGGTTCTTTTTTCGATCATAATCGCCATTGTGGATTCATATGTGGCACTTAATCTTGGAATTCGAATAAATAAAGCAAAAGGTAATGTTCGGTATATATGGCTTATTACTGGTGCCTTTGCAATGGGTTTGGGAATATGGTCCATGCATTTCATCGCCATGCTGGCCTTCCATTTGTCCATTCCCGTTATGTACAATGTAACATTGGTCATTGTTTCGATTATTCCTGCCATTATTTCTTCAGGCTTGGCTTTATATATTATGAGTGTATTTTCTAAGAGGAAAGCACAAGCCCTTCTAAGTGCCCTTTTTATTGCGATCGGAATCGTTTCTATGCATTACATAGGAATGAAAGCGATGGAGATGCGGGCGGTCATCCATTATAACCCACTTATAGTGACTCTTTCTGCGATCATTGCCTTTATCACCTCTTTAGTGGCTATCTATCTATTGTTTTTCGTCAGTCAAAATGCCCATATCCCAAGAATATGGCGGAAGAAAACTGTTAGTGCCCTTATAATGGGGATTGCTATAACCGGTATGCATTACACCGGAATGTCTGCTGCCCATTTTCAGGTGTATCCACATTTTTTAAGTTCCCCAGGATCGCCATATGGCAGTACGCTCTTAGCCTATTCTATTGGAATAGGAATATTGATCATATTGGGCTTGGTTTTTATTGGAACCATTATTGACAAACAATTTGAGTCACAATCGATAGAATCGGAAAGAAAGTTTCACTCGCTAATAGAGTCTGCAAACGATGCTATTATCATAGCTGATTGTAAGGGATCGATTGTTTTATGGAATAAGGGAGCTCAAACTATTTTTGGATATGAGGAAAAAGAGGTCATTGGGCAAAATCTCCAAATCATTGTACCCGAACGATATAGAGAAGCACATCGAAAAGGAATGCAGCGATATGTAACTACCCGGAAACCACAAGTGATCGGGAAAACACTGGAAATGCATGGTCTAAGGAAGGACGGAAGTGAATTTCCAGTTGAGCTTTCACTATCCAGTTGGCAGGAGCATGGAAACATGTTCTTTAGCAGTATCATCCGAGATGTGACGGAACGAAAACTGGCAGATGAAAAAATCAATCAAATGGTCTATCTTGATCCTTTAACAGGATTACCTAATCGGCATTTATTAAATGACCGGATTACTCAGGCACTAGAGCAGGAAACGGAACATAATCAGACAATTGGCATTATGTTTATAGATTTGGATCGTTTTAAGTTTATTAATGACACCTTGGGACATGCGGTCGGTGATCAATTGTTAGTGGAGGCGGCACAAAGAATTCAAGCCTGTGTGGGCAGATCGGATACCGTTTGCCGCCAGGGCGGGGATGAATTTATTGTCCTCCTTCCGAATACATCTTCTGAAGAAGTATCTAAAAAAGCTAAGCTTATCCTGCTTTTATTTAATCAATCGTTTGTGTTGAATGAACACGAGATGTTTGTGACACCATCGATCGGAATTTCTTTATATCCGTCAGATGGCCAGGATAAAGATACTTTAATCAAAAATGCTGACACAGCTATGTATCGTGTCAAGGAGCAAGGGAAAAATAGTTTTCAGTTTTACACACCGGAAATGAATGAAATTGTTTCGAAAAAGTTGCAGATGGAGATCGGTCTTCGAAAAGCATTGGAGCGCAAAGAATTTAAGCTCTATTACCAGCCGCAGGTGAATGTCATCTCAGGGAAATTAATTGGGGTAGAAGCTCTGATCCGATGGCAGCATCCGGAAATGGGGAATATCTCTCCTGCCGATTTTATCCCATTGGCAGAGGAAACTGGATTAATCATTCCGATTGGCGAGTGGGTGCTTTATGAAGCATGCCGCCAAAATAAATCCTGGCAGTTGGAAGGGTTTCCGCCAATAAGAATGGCAGTCAATATGTCTTCTCGCCAATTCCAGCATAGCAATCTAATTGAAGTTATTCATAAAGTATTAAAGGAAACCGAACTTGAACCCAAATTTCTGGAGCTTGAGCTGACGGAAAGCATTATCCAGGACTCAAAGCATGCGATTACGACCATGCATAAATTAAAAGATATGGGGATTTATTTATCGATTGATGATTTTGGAACAGGTTACTCTTCCTTGAGCTATCTAAAAACTTTCCCGATCGATACATTAAAGATTGACCAGACCTTCACCAAAAATATATTTACTGATTTTAAAGATGCTTCTCTTGTCGATACCATTATTAATATGGCCCACAATCTGGAATTAAAGGTAATTGCCGAAGGTGTGGAGACGGTCCAACAGCTTGAGTTCCTTCAGCAACGGCGCTGTAACGAAGCACAAGGCTATTATTTTAGCCGGCCAATCTCGGCAGATGAAATGTCTATTGTGATGAAGAAACAATTCCTATCTAAGATCCGGTAA
- a CDS encoding CheB methylesterase domain-containing protein translates to MIFDALNAWSVEFIGKPNANSPDDVKHFIYELIDKIKIAAKAKVVSHTPSNEQDAPSLSNTTGHAHLIAIGASTGGTEALSQLLQALPAHMPGMVVVQHIPPGFSRMFAERLNQTTPFMVKEAQTGEYIEPMKILIAPGDKHLKIKKEGDRYKVTCFPGEKVSGHCPSVDVLFDSVAKEAGRHAVGIILTGMGYDGAKGLLAMRRNGARTIGQDEASSVVYGMPKTAFNIGAVEKQASLSRIPTILCSMLFKD, encoded by the coding sequence ATGATTTTTGACGCTTTGAACGCATGGTCTGTCGAGTTTATCGGGAAGCCAAATGCCAATTCCCCTGACGATGTTAAACACTTCATATATGAATTAATCGACAAAATTAAAATAGCGGCGAAGGCAAAAGTGGTCTCCCATACACCGTCTAACGAGCAGGATGCCCCTTCCCTATCCAACACAACGGGGCACGCACACCTGATCGCCATCGGTGCTTCAACAGGAGGAACAGAAGCCCTATCACAGCTATTACAAGCTCTTCCGGCCCATATGCCGGGAATGGTAGTTGTTCAGCATATTCCCCCTGGATTTTCAAGAATGTTTGCCGAACGCCTAAACCAGACAACCCCGTTTATGGTCAAGGAAGCACAGACTGGAGAGTATATTGAACCAATGAAAATCCTCATTGCTCCTGGTGATAAGCATTTAAAGATCAAGAAAGAAGGCGACCGCTATAAGGTGACTTGTTTCCCTGGGGAGAAAGTGAGCGGTCATTGTCCGTCTGTGGATGTGTTATTTGATTCTGTTGCTAAAGAAGCAGGTCGCCATGCGGTTGGGATTATCTTAACAGGAATGGGGTATGATGGAGCAAAAGGCTTACTAGCTATGAGAAGAAACGGGGCAAGGACCATCGGCCAGGACGAAGCATCCTCCGTTGTCTATGGAATGCCAAAAACCGCCTTTAATATTGGAGCTGTAGAGAAACAAGCCTCCCTTTCGCGGATCCCAACCATTCTCTGCTCGATGCTGTTTAAGGATTAA
- the bioB gene encoding biotin synthase BioB, which translates to MSKWRKLAERVLDGYEISNEESLSILHSPDVELLEVLQGAYLLRRHYYGNKVKLNMIINSKSGLCPENCGYCAQSSISTAPIQKYRMVDKETILKGAEQAAQLQVGTYCIVASGRGPSNHEVEQVVSAVKEIKEKYHLKICACLGILKPEQAVKLKEAGVDRYNHNLNTSENHHEFITTSHSYQDRVNTVQLIKETGISPCSGIIVGMKETMQDVVDMAFHLKALDADSIPVNFLHAVDGTPLEGTNELNPRYCLKVLALMRYVNPTKEIRISGGREVNLRSLQPLGLYAANSIFVGDYLTTAGQESTADHQMLSDLGFEVDFVKESVPFN; encoded by the coding sequence ATGAGTAAGTGGAGGAAGTTGGCGGAGCGTGTTTTAGATGGATATGAGATTTCGAACGAAGAATCTCTTAGTATTTTACATTCTCCGGATGTTGAGCTGCTAGAGGTTTTACAAGGAGCGTATTTGCTTCGCCGCCATTACTATGGCAATAAGGTAAAACTAAATATGATTATCAATTCAAAATCAGGCTTATGTCCTGAGAATTGTGGTTATTGTGCTCAATCCAGCATCTCAACAGCTCCGATTCAGAAGTATCGAATGGTAGATAAAGAAACGATCCTGAAGGGAGCAGAACAAGCCGCACAGCTTCAAGTGGGTACATACTGCATTGTTGCCAGCGGCCGGGGGCCGAGTAATCACGAAGTGGAACAAGTCGTGTCAGCTGTAAAGGAAATTAAAGAAAAATATCACTTGAAAATCTGTGCCTGCCTGGGGATTCTAAAACCAGAACAGGCTGTAAAACTGAAGGAAGCAGGAGTAGACCGATATAATCATAACCTCAACACATCAGAAAACCACCATGAGTTCATCACCACCTCTCACAGCTACCAAGATCGGGTCAACACTGTACAGCTCATTAAAGAAACAGGAATCTCTCCTTGCTCCGGCATCATAGTTGGGATGAAGGAAACGATGCAGGATGTCGTCGATATGGCCTTTCATTTAAAAGCACTTGATGCGGATTCCATTCCTGTCAATTTTCTGCATGCAGTTGACGGAACTCCGCTTGAAGGAACAAATGAACTTAATCCAAGGTATTGCTTAAAGGTACTTGCCCTGATGCGCTATGTGAACCCGACGAAGGAGATCCGGATTTCCGGGGGCCGGGAAGTCAATTTGCGGAGTCTGCAGCCGCTTGGATTATATGCGGCCAATTCGATATTTGTAGGTGATTACTTAACCACTGCCGGCCAAGAAAGTACTGCTGACCACCAAATGCTGTCTGACTTGGGCTTTGAAGTGGATTTTGTAAAGGAATCCGTTCCATTTAATTAG
- a CDS encoding asparaginase, with protein MKKILLIATGGTIASVKGNEGLVPGLSAEDLLHYLPEAQGDMKIDGKILMNIDSTNLQPEHWVKIADAVYKDYDQYDGFVITHGTDTLAYTSSALSYMLQGLEKPVVLTGSQVPISFKKTDAKKNVADALRFACEDIGGVYIVFDGRVIIGTRAVKMRTKSYDAFESINHPYVANVHKNEVKYHWKPDDSAQKKLSLNTNLCTDVFLMKLYPGTKPEIFDCLKDLYKGVIIESFGNGGLPFEGRNLLTKVQELTEKGIAVVITTQCLEEGEDLLLYEVGRKVAQHQVILTGDMNTEAIVAKLMWALGQTNSLDKVKEIIETPMAGDLSNKSDKED; from the coding sequence ATGAAGAAAATTTTATTGATTGCTACTGGTGGAACTATTGCTTCAGTAAAAGGAAATGAAGGACTAGTTCCGGGATTATCTGCAGAGGACTTGCTTCATTACTTGCCTGAAGCACAGGGCGATATGAAAATTGACGGAAAAATCTTAATGAATATTGATAGTACAAATTTACAGCCTGAACATTGGGTGAAAATCGCGGATGCCGTTTATAAAGACTATGATCAGTATGACGGATTTGTTATTACTCATGGAACAGATACGTTAGCCTATACCTCCTCCGCACTTTCTTATATGCTGCAGGGATTGGAAAAACCAGTGGTTTTAACCGGATCACAGGTTCCCATCAGCTTCAAAAAAACAGATGCCAAGAAAAATGTGGCCGATGCCTTAAGGTTTGCTTGTGAAGACATTGGTGGAGTCTATATCGTTTTTGACGGCCGAGTGATTATCGGAACAAGAGCGGTCAAAATGCGGACAAAGAGCTATGATGCATTTGAAAGCATTAACCATCCATATGTGGCCAATGTTCACAAAAATGAAGTGAAATATCACTGGAAGCCGGATGATTCTGCACAGAAGAAACTTTCATTAAATACGAATTTGTGCACCGATGTATTTTTAATGAAATTATATCCGGGCACAAAGCCAGAGATTTTTGATTGCCTAAAAGATTTATATAAAGGGGTCATTATTGAAAGCTTCGGAAACGGCGGCTTGCCTTTTGAAGGAAGAAACCTGCTGACTAAAGTGCAGGAGCTTACGGAAAAAGGGATTGCAGTTGTCATCACAACACAATGTCTGGAAGAAGGGGAAGATCTGCTTCTATATGAGGTTGGACGCAAGGTAGCACAGCACCAGGTTATTTTGACAGGGGATATGAATACTGAAGCAATTGTGGCAAAATTAATGTGGGCCCTTGGGCAAACCAACTCTCTCGACAAGGTGAAAGAAATCATTGAAACACCGATGGCTGGGGACCTATCAAACAAATCAGATAAAGAAGACTAA
- a CDS encoding LLM class flavin-dependent oxidoreductase, translating to MEIGVTTFVETTPDVRTGVVISHAQRLREVVEEIVLADQVGLDVFGVGEHHRKDYAASAPAVLLAAAASQTKRIRLTSAVTVLSSDDPVRVFEQFAMVDGLSNGRAEIMAGRGSFIESFPLFGYDINDYNELFDEKLDLLLQLCGSEKVTWSGKHRPSIHNLGVYPRPVQNPLPVWIGSGGTPQSVVRAGMLGLPLVLAIIGGRPLQFASLVQLYKRAAAQAGHDVSKLAVATHSHGFVADTTETAAEKFFPPTQHAMNVLGRERGWGHYDRASFDAARSFEGALYVGDPETVAEKIIHLHNHVGVTRFMLHVPVGTMPHEDVMRAIELLGTEVAPRVREAVSG from the coding sequence TTGGAAATTGGTGTGACGACGTTTGTTGAGACAACGCCGGATGTTCGGACCGGGGTAGTCATCAGTCATGCGCAGCGATTGCGTGAAGTGGTGGAGGAAATTGTCCTTGCTGACCAAGTGGGTCTGGACGTTTTTGGTGTGGGTGAGCATCACCGAAAGGATTATGCGGCCTCAGCACCGGCTGTTTTATTGGCAGCGGCAGCATCACAGACAAAGCGGATACGCCTGACCAGTGCGGTTACTGTCCTATCTTCGGATGATCCAGTTCGTGTCTTTGAACAATTTGCGATGGTGGATGGCCTATCAAATGGCCGGGCAGAGATTATGGCGGGGCGCGGGTCCTTTATCGAGTCCTTTCCACTGTTTGGCTACGATATAAATGACTATAATGAGTTGTTTGATGAAAAGCTTGATTTACTATTGCAACTGTGTGGCTCCGAGAAAGTGACTTGGAGCGGCAAGCATCGGCCGTCTATACATAATCTTGGTGTTTATCCGAGGCCTGTTCAGAATCCTTTACCTGTTTGGATTGGCAGCGGCGGGACACCCCAATCGGTTGTTCGGGCAGGCATGCTCGGACTCCCGCTCGTTTTAGCTATTATTGGCGGCCGTCCGTTGCAGTTTGCGTCCCTGGTTCAGCTCTATAAGAGAGCGGCTGCGCAAGCTGGTCATGATGTTTCCAAGCTAGCGGTTGCCACCCATTCACATGGTTTCGTGGCTGATACTACAGAAACAGCTGCAGAGAAATTTTTCCCGCCTACCCAGCACGCAATGAATGTGCTTGGCCGTGAGCGGGGCTGGGGACATTATGACCGTGCCAGCTTTGATGCTGCCAGAAGCTTTGAGGGTGCCTTGTACGTAGGTGATCCAGAAACTGTTGCTGAAAAAATAATTCATCTTCACAACCATGTAGGGGTTACAAGGTTCATGCTTCACGTACCAGTAGGAACGATGCCGCATGAAGATGTCATGCGGGCAATTGAACTGCTCGGCACCGAGGTAGCCCCACGGGTTCGGGAAGCGGTATCTGGGTGA
- a CDS encoding helix-turn-helix domain-containing protein, whose translation MLQRLSELRKMRKWSLQDTADQLGIAKSTYAGYESGYREPSLQSLSQIANLFETTVDYILGRTEEDDAPIELINLIKDSDHKLSLDGELLSRDEIIEFAAFVRAKRSLKSENASTDTEE comes from the coding sequence ATGCTGCAACGTTTATCAGAATTAAGAAAAATGCGCAAATGGTCCTTACAAGATACCGCCGATCAGCTTGGAATTGCGAAAAGCACTTATGCAGGATATGAATCAGGGTACCGTGAACCATCCCTCCAATCCTTATCCCAAATTGCCAATTTATTTGAAACAACGGTTGATTATATATTAGGTCGAACAGAAGAAGACGATGCCCCCATTGAGCTTATAAACTTAATAAAAGACTCCGACCATAAACTTTCATTAGACGGAGAACTTTTGTCCAGGGATGAAATCATCGAGTTCGCTGCCTTCGTAAGAGCCAAAAGATCGTTAAAATCAGAAAATGCTTCAACTGATACAGAAGAGTGA
- a CDS encoding globin-coupled sensor protein, giving the protein MFSKTRKLKQQPSILEQSRQELSKVKLELNNPDIRRQVEMMGLTSEDLAAIRCISPIVKEHEGEVTKFIYDRLTKNENLAQILNDQTAVENHVSLFKGYLMDILDGQIDENYVEKRKKIAQIHAESGLSVPWFIASNQVVQNGLLEVLSQKVTDATDAFAIVSAVNKLFSFEMMLVLGAYEAESKRLVEESFRFRNEMNHTVSATAEELDDLVGQTNQSIQHIINQTHEVAIHSKDGTKLSLEAKQKAEEGKAQMGSLQENTTQIEKGTDAISAELQNLDGHFAQIKDIIQIVEDIANQTNLLALNASIEAARAGESGKGFAVVASEVQKLAERTKTSASDIKDLIQETTGQMDHLVHSMENVKHLVLAGNQISSRTSASFELILGSMTQTQAKNHQIEEELSSLNRNVQQINDASNGVVQLMNELKSLSANL; this is encoded by the coding sequence GTGTTTTCAAAAACCAGAAAATTAAAACAACAACCTAGCATACTGGAACAAAGCCGCCAAGAATTATCAAAAGTGAAATTAGAATTAAATAATCCTGACATTAGAAGACAGGTTGAAATGATGGGGCTAACGTCTGAGGATCTGGCTGCTATTCGATGCATTTCCCCAATAGTCAAGGAACATGAGGGAGAAGTAACGAAATTCATCTATGATCGTCTCACGAAAAACGAAAATCTTGCCCAAATCCTGAATGACCAAACGGCGGTGGAAAATCACGTCAGCCTTTTTAAAGGTTATCTAATGGACATTTTAGATGGACAAATTGACGAAAATTACGTGGAAAAGCGGAAAAAAATAGCGCAAATACACGCAGAAAGTGGTTTATCAGTACCTTGGTTTATTGCTTCTAACCAAGTCGTGCAAAATGGACTGCTTGAAGTTCTTTCCCAAAAAGTGACGGACGCAACGGATGCTTTTGCCATTGTTTCAGCAGTCAATAAGCTTTTTAGCTTTGAAATGATGCTTGTTTTAGGGGCATATGAAGCAGAAAGCAAGCGATTAGTGGAAGAGAGCTTCCGATTTAGGAATGAAATGAATCATACGGTCAGTGCGACTGCTGAAGAATTAGATGATTTAGTAGGCCAAACTAATCAATCGATTCAGCATATCATTAATCAAACCCATGAAGTGGCCATTCATTCTAAGGATGGAACAAAGCTTTCTCTAGAAGCCAAACAAAAAGCCGAAGAAGGGAAAGCGCAAATGGGATCCCTTCAAGAAAATACAACACAAATTGAAAAAGGAACGGATGCCATCTCTGCAGAGTTGCAGAATCTGGATGGCCACTTTGCCCAAATAAAAGACATTATCCAAATTGTCGAAGATATCGCCAATCAAACCAATTTGCTTGCCTTGAATGCTTCCATTGAAGCAGCACGTGCGGGCGAATCCGGCAAGGGTTTTGCTGTTGTGGCTAGCGAAGTTCAGAAACTGGCTGAACGAACAAAAACGTCTGCATCAGACATAAAAGATTTAATTCAAGAAACTACTGGACAAATGGATCACTTGGTTCATTCCATGGAAAATGTGAAACATTTAGTGCTGGCAGGTAATCAAATTAGCTCCCGGACAAGTGCTTCATTTGAATTGATTTTAGGTTCTATGACCCAAACACAAGCGAAAAATCATCAAATTGAAGAAGAATTATCCTCGCTGAACAGAAATGTTCAACAAATCAATGATGCCTCTAACGGGGTTGTTCAATTAATGAACGAATTAAAATCATTAAGTGCAAATCTTTAA